The Podospora pseudocomata strain CBS 415.72m chromosome 3, whole genome shotgun sequence genome window below encodes:
- the alp4 gene encoding gamma tubulin complex Spc97/GCP2 subunit Alp4 (COG:Z; EggNog:ENOG503NWIP), whose amino-acid sequence MSSGTTRPPTFQDKRSRPDQVSFSQSHSQHQHSNAESRKRSTSVNPRSTSRHVEERRTEKVQVTTRETLMTRTRSPDRREGAKQRAAEPRSRDMRQDAPPQEKKKRKTRPPWEPEATLLPHTTAPLASRISIPPLASTAPQTLQPKPFHDLSLEAQEAVIIEDLLFVFMGYEGQYIRFGKGYNPNEERDRLSGPTWRILPGLDPSLQDLTQSMLRMAAHYTALETFVDVQSREEFGSVNHALCASIRKLLQEYLVMVAQLETQFLTDDSFTLHVLNIHVLPTSHMMHQVYGLAHELLKRNALLDDESDESSDGGDDYDHILEQLREGGELVPGNMTGKKITKGGVVLGLITKRLESMSGDPAARALLTTLLRDASKPYMAMLNEWLHHGGINDPHSEFLIKEQRSIRRERLEQDYTDEYWERRYTIRDHDVPPQLEGVKDKVLLAGKYLNVVRECGGVDVSLQVKHVPTSFDDNRFLDNVNNAYAHANESLMQLLLTTHQLPARLRSLKHYFFLDPSDYFSYFLELGASELRKPVKSVNTGKLQSLLDLVLRQPGSIVALDPFKEDVKVEMNEINLTKSLHRVVNITGIEQGEALQPLTSNQPVESDKAANGFTSLQIDYSVPFPVSLVVSRKTVWRYQALFRYLLSLRYLESQLSTTWQTHTSGFVWCHRSSSRMLEIWKRRVWTLRARMLVFVQQLLYFCTAEVIEPNWQALMARVREREKPPQQEQQQQAGAGEQNGTTLPTPTTSPNLHHYPLKSTHIRPGLTRTVDELMQDHVDFLDTCLKECMLTNSKLLRIHSKLTQTCTIFATYTNWLSRELEKTDPDLSGHHRPPNMSEEQWRVFQSVRSQKPTDASFMEGQQQQQQQQGVDKMASLFDLIRKWEDNFSKHLQILLDALNHYAATETVVLLSLCARLSTANAGSGYTGRGEYGQGQVDGVGVQNGGGGMEGGDVRMGGV is encoded by the exons ATGTCGTCGGGCACCACCAGGCCGCCGACATTCCAAGACAAGAGAAGCAGACCAGACCAAGTGAGCTTTTCCCAGAGCCAcagccaacaccagcacAGCAATGCCGAGTCGAGGAAACGGTCCACCTCGGTCAATCCCCGCTCCACGAGCAGACATGTCGAGGAGCGCCGCACCGAAAAGGTGCAGGTGACGACGCGGGAGACGCTGATGACACGGACGAGGAGCCCCGATCGCCGCGAGGGAGCAAAGCAGCGTGCTGCTGAACCAAGGTCTCGGGATATGCGACAGGATGCGCCACCCCAAG aaaagaaaaaaagaaaaacccgCCCCCCATGGGAACCAGAAGCGACCCTCCTCCCGCACACAACAGCCCCCTTAGCATCCCGCATATCAATCCCACCcctcgcctccaccgccccccagACCCTCCAACCGAAACCCTTCCATGACCTCTCCCTCGAAGCCCAAGAGGCGGTCATCATCGAGGACCTCCTATTCGTCTTTATGGGCTACGAAGGCCAATACATTCGTTTCGGCAAAGGCTACAATCCCAACGAGGAGCGAGACAGGCTGTCCGGTCCAACATGGCGCATCCTCCCCGGCCTCGACCCCTCCTTGCAAGACCTCACCCAATCCATGCTGCGCATGGCTGCTCATTACACCGCTCTCGAGACGTTTGTCGACGTACAATCCCGCGAAGAATTCGGCTCCGTCAACCACGCCCTTTGCGCGTCAATACGGAAGCTGCTGCAGGAGTATTTGGTCATGGTTGCGCAGTTGGAGACGCAGTTCTTGACGGATGACTCGTTCACGTTGCATGTGTTGAATATTCATGTGTTGCCCACGAGCCATATGATGCATCAGGTTTATGGGCTGGCGCATGagctgttgaagaggaaTGCGCTGCTGGATGATGAGTCGGATGAGAGTAGTGACGGCGGAGATGATTATGATCATATTTTGGAGCAGCTacgagaagggggggagctGGTGCCGGGGAACATGACCGGCAAGAAGATTACcaagggaggggtggtgctggggttgaTCACCAAGAGGTTGGAGTCCATGTCTGGTGATCCGGCGGCCAGGGCGTTGTTGACGACGCTGCTGAGGGATGCGAGCAAGCCGTACATGGCTATGCTGAACGAGTGGCTGCACCATGGGGGGATTAATGACCCGCATTCGGAGTTTTTGATCAAGGAGCAGAGGAGTAtcaggagggagaggctggAGCAGGATTATACTGATGAGtattgggagaggaggtatACCATCCGAGACCACGACGTGCCGCCGCAGCTGGAGGGGGTCAAGGACAAGGTGTTGCTTGCGGGGAAATATCTGAATGTGGTCAGGGAATGCGGCGGCGTCGATGTCAGCCTGCAGGTTAAGCACGTGCCGACTTCCTTTGACGACAATCGGTTTCTGGACAATGTCAACAATGCCTATGCGCATGCGAATGAGTCGCTGATGCAGTTGCTATTGACGACGCATCAGCTGCCGGCACGGTTGCGGTCGCTGAAGCATTACTTCTTTCTGGATCCGTCGGATTACTTTTCTTACTTTCTCGAGCTCGGAGCTAGTGAGCTGAGGAAGCCGGTCAAGTCGGTGAACACGGGGAAGTTGCAGTCGCTGTTGGATCTGGTGCTGAGGCAGCCGGGGAGCATTGTTGCGCTTGATCCGTTCAAGGAGGATGTCAAGGTGGAGATGAACGAGATCAACCTGACCAAGAGCCTTCATCGGGTGGTGAATATCACGGGGATAGAGCAGGGGGAGGCGCTGCAGCCGCTGACGAGCAACCAGCCGGTGGAGAGCGACAAGGCGGCGAATGGGTTTACGTCGTTGCAGATTGATTATTCGGTGCCGTTTCCTgtgtcgttggtggtgagcaggAAGACGGTGTGGCGGTATCAGGCTCTTTTCAGGTATCTGCTGTCGTTGCGATATCTGGAGTCGCAGTTGTCGACGACGTGGCAGACGCACACGAGCGGGTTTGTGTGGTGTCATcggtcgtcgtcgaggatgttggagatttggaagaggagggtgtggacGTTACGAGCGaggatgttggtgtttgtgcAACAGCTGTTGTATTTCTGCACGGCCGAGGTCATTGAGCCGAACTGGCAGGCTttgatggcgagggtgagggagagggagaagccgcctcagcaggagcagcagcagcaagcggGAGCTGGGGAGCAAAACGGCACAACactcccaacaccaaccacatccccaaacctccaccactacCCACTAAAGTCGACACATATTCGCCCGGGGTTGACGAGGACAGTGGATGAGCTGATGCAGGATCATGTCGATTTCTTGGATACGTGTCTGAAGGAGTGTATGCTGACGAACTCCAAACTCTTGCGT ATCCACTCCAAACTAACCCAAACCTGCACCATCTTTGCAACCTACACAAACTGGCTATCCCGCGAGCTGGAAAAGACGGATCCCGACCTCTCGGGACATCACAGACCGCCCAACATGTCGGAGGAGCAGTGGCGGGTTTTCCAGTCTGTCCGCTCCCAAAAACCTACCGATGCCTCCTTCATGGagggccagcagcagcagcagcagcagcaaggagtGGACAAGATGGCGAGCTTGTTTGACTTGATCAGGAAATGGGAGGACAATTTCAGCAAGCACCTGCAGATTTTGCTGGACGCGCTGAACCACTACGCGGCTACTGAGACGGTGGTGCTTTTGAGTTTGTGCGCGAGGTTGAGCACGGCCAATGCGGGGAGCGGCTATACCGGACGGGGGGAGTATGGGCAGGGAcaggtggatggggtgggggtgcagaatggtggtggtgggatggaagggggggatgtgaggatggggggtgtATAa
- the GYP8 gene encoding GTPase-activating protein gyp8 (BUSCO:EOG092642UD; COG:T; EggNog:ENOG503NYCP), translating into MDMMLGPEPGTNTADFDEKPIKMEDPIDEKPPDPKDEAAEQKKKDILKACKTRDFAALRTLAASPGGFLTDTIRQQAWPLLLGIPPPSDTKPEEEEEEEEEEEEEEEKEVWKSLPPHKDESQVQLDVNRAFVYYPNDQNDTQLSHSKTLLSTLIIRTLRHHPYLSYFQGYHDICQVLLLTLPPALQPAALAHLSLLRIRDFMLPNLHPAIAQLRLLPDILRSSDPELWQHLSSTEPFFALSGTLTMYAHDITSLGEITRLFDVLLARDPVFSLYLFAAIVRSRRGELLHIPEDEPEMLHSVLSKLPQPLDLEGLISQAVELEREYPPEGLKGWGRGISRWSVLKTGRGRGFIGKGWRRGGRRLRSRLGSSSGGRG; encoded by the exons ATGGATATGATGCTAGGCCCCGAGCCTGGAACCAACACGGCCGACTTTGACGAAAAGCCCATCAAGATGGAGGACCCCATCGACGAGAAACCCCCCGATCCCAAAGACGAAGCCGccgagcaaaagaaaaaagataTCCTAAAAGCATGCAAGACAAGGGACTTTGCCGCCCTCAGAACCCTTGCCGCCTCACCAGGAGGATTTCTAACAGACACCATCCGCCAACAAGCGT GGCCATTACTGCTGggcatcccaccaccatcagacaccaaaccagaagaagaagaagaagaagaagaagaagaagaagaagaagaagaaaaagaagtctggaaatccctcccccctcacaaaGACGAATCCCAGGTCCAGCTCGACGTCAACAGAGCCTTTGTCTACTACCCCAACGACCAAAACGACACCCAGCTCTCCCACAgcaaaaccctcctctccaccctcatcatccgcaccctccgccaccacccgtACCTATCCTACTTTCAAGGCTACCACGACATATGCCAAGTCTTGCTGCTGACCCTCCCCCCGGCCCTCCAACCAGCCGCCCTGGCCCACTTGTCACTTTTGCGCATCAGGGATTTTATGCTACCGAACCTCCACCCTGCCATAGCGCAACTGCGACTCCTCCCCGATATCCTGAGATCGTCCGACCCGGAACTATGGCAACATCTGTCATCGACAGAACCTTTTTTTGCGCTGTCGGGGACGTTGACGATGTACGCGCATGACATTACTAGTCTGGGGGAGATCACCAGGCTGTTTGATGTGTTGCTGGCGAGGGATCCGGTTTTCTCATTGTATTTGTTTGCGGCTATTGTTCGCTCCCGCAGAGGGGAACTGCTTCATATACCGGAGGATGAACCGGAGATGTTGCATTCGGTGCTGTCGAAGCTGCCGCAGCCgttggatttggaggggttgatatCGCAGGCGGTGGAGCTGGAACGAGAATACCCgccggaggggttgaagggttgggggagggggattaGTAGGTGGTCGGTTCtgaagacggggagggggagggggtttatAGGCaagggttggaggaggggagggaggcgtttGAGAAGCAGGTTAGGGAGCTCgagtggagggagagggtga
- a CDS encoding hypothetical protein (COG:S; EggNog:ENOG503NWBE), with protein sequence MAFQTNVLRDGQWVTETINVQSIVKSQQVDAAPQQQALKPPRCGLLTRTIVESPFINSILPVRIRSPLHNDVAFIGDHFVQIRELRRDGRLKDIVRKVNFGSRIRNACVVGSFDIKTEEEQDALSSQPPIKLEDSQFGLPPRLPPQMLMVALESGDSVFMFVRSDSNGKPEFVTTRFVSPKQRLAHPGFHVVVDPSSRYMALAYAEDFFVVYELESRERLEEKYANGEPLQSPVRSFRLRSVNGVIHKITFLYPRPGDQNHVILLLIVVRHRKSRMVIYEWKLGDDLKMVFAEDKQGHRMPVENQMPLLLIPLTVQSAFIVISPHQIDVCTECLHGPPSFETIEMSSPPPTPTHHGARLPLWTAWTRPFRLASYFETRDCIFLAREDGVVVYFEADKDSTVERVTPMDTFNCNISTAFACVYDRYADVLILGSDSGPGGVHKICPRVPIEFLEALPNWSPAVDFASTAQVTEWHRDGDKAQKAALPKGPLPRPDRLFATCEGGRKGSITEYRYGLKANIAFDLAFEPGIKQAWLIPTGDGYQIIISMPDATSVLQLPSDFSSADLVAAGQTPYNLSGSTLAFSHSGPFTVQVTTQGAVLTLPRDHRSYRFDEFSGLEGCSVSDACILDGCIAVSAHDKGSNTFQVHVFKMEWSHLGLGHVRTVEVGGEVNSLALTEDFTLLVGTLNESGPALVRCSLQQATNNLEVISVPEILAEHTNIEDPSSVEGIGSIVSLGSTIFLGTRSGEVISLTTSADSCAVNCEKFGIASAKLNCAHITGQSNPVLLLTCDNNLLYLGLNPASRYHDRENRFNKKIRIFPVDPSHLDALAPPVQFASAVDVPSEDGITQLLLISNETILLTELHPTPGCVPRSIPLDGTPNKLIWSSKLGCLITAVNYSAKPSLAFINPNTGEDIGVPTDRNDNPTDFIHGLGKQGDVILAVTEWRYKTYFYLLVGTRKGRLLVVSVKRDKETGRIRYWMRWKKEFEQPVYSVLGHGEGVVMCVGQSVRWEVLDEGEKRLRHERSFELESAGVGLRVENGRLVVLTGRDSVVVLEDGGGGGGKGMCNADPMRRNGVSMIEVAGTEGVDDKEGGITLVSDRECGVGGLWVPWRQVDRECEVVFEAELTASVRKFQRGRTRPVWEQGVGRRFGRLLGSFDDAETLGTSLNGALHHFTTLDLKTWRFLRFVQNLALLDGEVTPFMSRYSQQGGVWNNNPEPRVDNGLEMQVDGDLLMRILEGEGEGELERVVRNYERRFAELLGEVEGVGEVNDDVGKAFGKAYEVLEYFLRPVL encoded by the exons atggcCTTCCAGACAAACGTTCTCCGGGACGGCCAGTGGGTGACCGAAACCATCAACGTGCAGTCCATCGTCAAGAGCCAACAAGTCGACGCTGccccccagcaacaagccCTCAAGCCACCTAGGTGCGGCTTGCTCACCCGGACCATTGTTGAGAGCCCCTTCATAAACTCCATCCTGCCCGTCAGGATACGGTCGCCCCTCCACAACGACGTCGCTTTTATTGGGGACCACTTTGTTCAGATTCGTGAGCTGCGCCGAGATGGACGTCTCAAGGACATCGTCAGGAAGGTCAACTTTGGGTCTCGGATACGAAACGCCTGCGTCGTTGGCAGCTTCGACATCAAGACAGAAGAGGAACAAGATGCTCTTTCTTCTCAACCGCCCATCAAGCTGGAGGACAGCCAGTTTGGGCTTCCTCCCAGGCTCCCACCGCAGATGCTGATGGTGGCCCTGGAGAGTGGTGACAGCGTCTTTATGTTCGTCCGTTCCGACTCCAACGGCAAGCCAGAGTTTGTTACCACTCGCTTCGTGAGCCCGAAGCAGCGGCTGGCTCACCCAGGCTTCCACGTCGTGGTCGACCCCAGCTCGCGATACATGGCTCTGGCCTACGCCGAGGATTTCTTCGTGGTCTATGAGCTTGAATCACGGGAGCGCTTGGAGGAGAAGTACGCCAACGGCGAACCTTTACAGTCCCCAGTGAGATCATTCCGTCTGCGGAGCGTGAACGGGGTTATTCACAAGATTACCTTCCTATATCCACGACCGGGCGACCAGAATCACGTCATCCTACTCCTGATCGTGGTCAGACATCGAAAGTCCCGCATGGTGATTTACGAGTGGAAGCTCGGGGATGACCTGAAAATGGTCTTTGCCGAGGACAAGCAGGGCCATCGAATGCCCGTGGAGAATCAGATGCCTCTGCTGCTCATTCCTCTGACCGTCCAGTCGGCTTTTATCGTCATATCACCTCACCAGATTGATGTATGCACCGAGTGCCTTCATGGACCGCCCAGCTTCGAGACCATCGAGAtgtcctctcctcccccgacgcCTACCCACCACGGCGCTCGCCTACCGCTATGGACAGCATGGACGAGACCTTTCCGGCTCGCGTCTTACTTTGAGACACGGGACTGCATCTTTCTTGCACGGGAAGACGGCGTGGTTGTGTACTTTGAGGCCGACAAGGACAGCACAGTGGAGCGTGTGACGCCTATGGACACTTTTAATTGCAACATCTCGACCGCATTTGCCTGTGTTTACGATCGATACGCCGACGTACTCATTCTGGGCAGCGACTCGGGTCCGGGGGGTGTTCACAAGATCTGTCCACGAGTTCCCATCGAGTTTCTCGAGGCGTTGCCCAACTGGTCTCCTGCGGTGGACTTTGCCTCTACAGCTCAGGTTACCGAGTGGCATCGGGATGGCGACAAAGCGCAAAAGGCAGCGCTTCCAAAAGGTCCGCTGCCACGACCTGATCGACTGTTTGCGACGTGTGAGGGTGGCAGGAAGGGGTCGATTACCGAATACagatacgggttgaaggccAATATCGCGTTTGATCTTGCGTTTGAGCCTGGTATCAAGCAAGCCTGGCTGATCCCTACGGGTGATGGTTATCAGATCATCATATCCATGCCGGACGCCACGTCAGTCTTGCAGCTCCCTTCGGACTTCAGCAGCGCTGATCTCGTTGCGGCCGGCCAGACGCCTTATAATCTGAGCGGTTCGACGTTGGCGTTTTCTCACTCTGGCCCGTTTACGGTCCAGGTCACAACACAGGGGGCTGTGCTTACCCTGCCTCGTGATCATCGATCATATCGATTTGATGAGTTTTCTGGGCTTGAGGGGTGTTCAGTGTCTGATGCGTGCATCTTGGATGGTTGTATTGCGGTGTCGGCTCATGACAAGGGTAGCAATACGTTCCAAGTCCATGTCTTCAAGATGGAGTGGTCTCATCTTGGTCTCGGGCATGTGAGGACGGtagaggtgggtggtgaagtGAACAGTCTGGCGTTGACCGAGGATTTTACTCTGCTGGTTGGGACGTTGAATGAATCTGGGCCGGCGTTGGTGCGGTGTTCGCTGCAGCAGGCCACGAATAACCTGGAGGTGATTTCTGTTCCGGAAA TCCTGGCCGAACACACGAACATCGAGGACCCATCCTCGGTCGAGGGAATCGGCAGCATCGTCTCTCTAGGCAGCACCATCTTTCTCGGCACCCGAAGCGGAGAGGTCATCAGCCTAACCACCAGCGCCGACTCGTGCGCTGTCAACTGCGAGAAATTCGGAATCGCGTCTGCCAAACTAAACTGCGCACACATCACCGGCCAATCGaaccccgtcctcctcctcacctgcGACAACAACCTTTTGTACCTCGGCCTGAACCCTGCCTCCCGCTACCACGACCGAGAGAACAGATTCAACAAGAAAATCCGGATCTTTCCGGTCGACCCTAGCCACCTCGACGCTCTCGCCCCCCCAGTCCAATTCGCCTCAGCAGTTGACGTGCCGTCCGAAGACGGGATAAcgcagctcctcctcatatCTAACGAAACGATCCTCCTGACAGAACTGCACCCCACCCCGGGGTGTGTCCCGCGATCGATCCCCCTCGACGGCACGCCCAACAAGCTGATCTGGTCGAGCAAGCTCGGCTGCCTGATCACGGCGGTGAATTACTCTGCCAAACCGAGCCTGGCGTTTATAAACCCCAACACGGGGGAGGACATCGGGGTGCCTACCGATCGAAACGACAACCCGACTGATTTTATTCATGGGCTGGGAAAGCAAGGGGATGTCATACTTGCGGTGACGGAGTGGAGGTATAAAACGTATTTTTATCTTTTGGTCGGGACGAGGAAGGGAcggttgttggttgtgagCGTCAAGAGGGATAAGGAGACGGGTCGGATACGGTACtggatgaggtggaagaaggagttTGAGCAGCCGGTGTATTCGGTTCTTGGgcatggggagggggtggtgatgtgtgtCGGGCAGAGCGTCAGGtgggaggttttggatgagggggagaagaggttgaggcaTGAGAGGAGCTTTGAGCTGGAGTcggcgggggttgggttgagggtggagaatgggaggttggtggtgctgacgGGGAGGGATTCggttgtggtgctggaggatggtggtggtggggggggaaaggggatgTGCAATGCTGatccgatgaggaggaacgGGGTCAGTATGATTGAGGTTGCGGGGACGGAAGGGGTGGATGAtaaggagggggggatcaCGCTTGTGAGTGACAGGGAGTGTGGGGTcggggggttgtgggtgcCGTGGAGGCAGGTGGACAGGGAGTGTGAAGTTGTTTTTGAGGCGGAGCTCACGGCGAGTGTGAGGAAGTTTcagagggggaggacgaggccgGTTTGGGAGcagggggtggggaggaggtttgggaggcTGCTTGGGTCGTTTGATGATGCGGAGACGTTGGGGACTTCGCTCAATGGGGCGCTTCACCACTTCACTACGCTTGATCTCAAGACGTGGAGGTTTTTGAGGTTTGTGCAGAATTTGGCGCtgctggatggggaggtgacgCCTTTTATGAGTCGGTATAGTCAGcagggaggggtttggaaTAATAACCCCGAGCCGAGGGTGGATAATGGGTTGGAGATGCAGGTTGATGGGGATTTGCTGATGAGGAttctggagggggagggggagggggagttggagagggtggtgaggaattATGAGAGGAGGTTTGCGGAgttgttgggggaggtggagggggtgggtgaggtgaaTGATGATGTGGGAAAGGCGTTTGGGAAGGCGTACGAGGTTTTGGAGTACTTTTTGAGGCCGGTGTTATGA